ACCAGCATATTGATGATTTTCGGGCTGATTTGAAAAAAATCCCCAAAGAAGTAGAATTCCATACCATAAATCCACAACCCTCCATTGCTGTGTTGCCTTTCACTAATCTGAGTGCTGACAAAGAGCAGGAGTATTTCTGCGATGGCATGGCAGAAGAGATTATCAATGCTCTATCGCAGATAGAGGATTTACGTGTGGTGGCTCGAACTTCTGCTTTCTTCTTTAGGGGAAAAGAAATGGATATTCGCGAGATTGGCAGAAAGCTGAACGTGGAAACGGTGATGGAGGGAAGTGTGCGGAAAGCAGGGAATAGATTACGGATAACCGCACAACTTGTTAACGTAGCGGACGGCTATCATCTTTGGTCGGAGCGATATGACCGAGAGATTGATGACGTATTCGCCATTCAAGACGAAATCTCCCTCGCAATTGTAGATAAGCTAAAAGTCAAGCTTTTAAAAGAGGAGAAAGCTAAGCTGGTAAAGCGTTTCACGGACGACCAGGAAGCCTTCAACTTGTATTTAAAGGGCCGTTACTTCTGGAACAGGCGTTACGAAGGAGGATTACAAAAGGGGATTGAGTGTTTTCATCAGGCAATTAACAAAGACCCTCTATATGCGCTCGCCTATGCAGGAATAGCTGACTGCTATGTCTTGCTTGGACATTTTGGTTGGTTGCCTCCGAAAGAGGCCTACCCCCGAGCAAGAGTTGCTGCGGAAAAGGCACTGGAGATTGACGATACGCTGGCCGAGGCTCATACCTCAATGGGTTGGATCCACACGTTCTATGACTGGGACTGGGTTGCTGCCGAAGATGAATTCAATCGAGCCCTTGAACTCAACCCCAACTATGCAACAGGACACGAATGGTACGGCGTGTCTTTAGCGCCAATGAGGAGATTCGATGAAGGAACGGTTTCAGTGAAGCGGGCTCTGGAATTGGACCCACTTTCGCTCATGATAAACTCAGTTTATGGACTCGGATTGTATTGGGAGCGTCGGTATGACGAAGCATTAGATCAATATCGCAAGACGGTCGAAATGGACCCGAACTTCTCATTGGTCTATCTTTTTCTGGGATGGACCTATTCTGCCAAGGGAATGTGGGAAGAAGCCATTGTGGCTTCCAACAAGTTCATGACTCTTTCACAAGGCAATCCATTTGGGGTAGGAACTCTTGGAAGTGTCTATGCTATGTCAGGCCAAAGATATAAAGCGCTGAAAATGCTCGACCGATTGAACGAGCTATCCCAAGAGAGGTATGTCTCACCCTTCTATAGAGCCATAATCTATATGGGACTCGGCGAGAAGGACCAAGCATTCGAATACCTGGAAAAGGCTTATTTAGAACGGGAATCTTGGATGGCTACTCTCGGGACTTTTCCGCTTCTTGACAGTCTTCGCTCGGACCCAAGGTTCACAGCACTCCTTAAGAAAATGGGATTGAAAGAATGATTGGCAAAACAATTTCTCACTACAAAATCTTAGAAAAGCTTGGTGAGGGGGGAATGGGTGTGGTCTATAAAGCCCAGGATATAAAATTGGACCGCCTGGTGGCTTTAAAGTTCTTACCTCCGCACCTGACCTCTGAGCCTGTGGAGAAGGAAAGATTCATCCACGAAGCTAAAGCCGCATCAGCTTTAAGTCATAACAATATCACCACTATTTATGAGATCGATGAGTTTGAAGGGCAGATGTTTATAGTTATGGAATATTGCGAGGGAAATACTTTAAAATATATAATTGACAAGGAAACGCTCACCATAAAAAAGGTTATAGATATCGGGATTCAGATATGTGAAGGTTTAGCCATGGCGCATGAGAAGGGGATTGTTCATAGGGATATCAAATCTGACAATATAATGCTTACTCCCCGAGGGCAAGTAAAGATAATGGACTTTGGTCTGGCGAAGTTAAAGGGAGCTACCAAGCTTACCAAGACACGCTCAACCTTAGGAACACTTGCCTATATGTCACCAGAACAAGCTCAAGGTGAAGAAGTCGACCAGAGGAGCGATATTTTTTCCTTTGGAGTCGTCCTGTATGAGCTTTTGACCAAAAATTTACCTTTTGGAGGAGAGCATCAGGCTGCCATTGTTTACTCGATAATCAACGAAGAACCTCAGCCAGTAGCTCGGTTCAACAATCAGGTCTCAGCTAAATTAGAGGATATAGTGTCCAAAGCATTGGCAAAAGAAAAAAATGAGAGGTACCAGCACATAGATGATCTTCTGGCAGATTTAAGAAGAGAAAGGAAGAGTTTGGATTATCTGAAGACCGGACAGATTCCTAAAGAGGTGATTGCAGCAAAGCCTAAAAGGAAAGTTCTTCCATTTGCAATTCCTGCCTCAGTTGTTGTCATCCTGGTTTTGCTTTTCTTGATTCTCAAACCTTTCAAATTTGAGATTGCTCCGGAAAAAGGGGCAATAGCTAAAGAGAACTCCCTGGCAGTAATGTATTTTGACAACCTAGTCGATCCGGAGGACAAGCAAAAGCTTGGCGAAATCGTTACTAACCTGCTTATCACCGGCTTATCGGAGTCACAATATCTCAAGGTAGTATCCAGCCAGAGATTATATGATATTCTCAAGCTTTTAGGTAGAGAGGGAGAAAAAAGGATAGATAAGAATATGGCAACCCAGGTTGCTGCAAAAGCCGGGGTTAAGTGGATGCTTTTGGGAAGCATACTTCAAGTCAAGCCAAGAATCGAAATAACAACCCAGTTAGTTGATGTCGGAACTGGCGAAATAAAGGCATCGCAACGAATCAGCGGAGAGAAGGAACAAGATGTATTTTCTTTAGTTGATCGGTTAACCGTTGAAATCAAAAAAGGTTTTTCTCTTCCTGTCTCAGCCCAACAGGAGAAGGAACCATCAGTAGCTAAGGTTACCACCCATTCGCAAGAAGCATATCGTTACTTTCTCGAAGGCGTTGATTACGGTTACAAACTTTACTTTGCAGAGGCAGAGAGGAGTCTTAAGAAAGCTCTGGAGCTTGATTCTACCTTTGCTATGGCATATTATTGGCTGGCAGTAACTAATCAATATGCAGGCTATGATAGGGGGGCAAGAGAGTTCATTACCAAAGCTGCGAAATACACAGATAATATAACCCAGAAGGAGAAACTTTATATTAAAGGTTTTGAAGCATATATAAAAGGTGATTATTCTCAAGCGATAAACGGACTAAAAAAGATAGTGGAAAGTTATCCTGATGAAAAAGACGCATTTTATGTATTAGGACAAATTTATTATCGTAATTTACGCGAGTTCAAAGAAGCAGTTTATTATCTCAGCAAAGCCATCCAGATAGACCCTCTCTATAAGCTGGCTTACAACATTCTTGCTTATACCTACAATGATATGGGAGATTTTGAGAAATCCATCTGGGCTATTAACAAGTATATAGAATTAGCCCCGGATGAACCCAATCCTTACGATACGAGAGCTGATTTATATGCATGGAATGGCAAGCTCGACCAGGCAATGGAATCTTACAAAAAGGCTTTAGAAAAAAAATCAGACTTCTATCCGTCCCAGTTCAAACTGGGGCATATGTATCTTTTCAAAAAGGATTATGCCAAAGCGGAAAGCTGTTATAAGGAACTCTCTTCCAGCAGCGAGAAACCTTACAGATCAATGGGAAGGTTATACTTAAAATTGATTCCTTTTTACCAGGGGAAATTCGAAGATGCTCTCAAGGTGTTGGACGATGGCATTGCCGGAGATAGAATGGAACAGTTTGAAGGAGAGATGAATGCCTATAAACATTTCAATAAGGCATTTCTTCTGTATGAAAGGCAGAAAAAGATGGGTTTAGCATTAAAGGAAGTGGAAATAGGCATGGAAATATACAAAAAAGCCCAACCTAATGACCCAGTGTATGAGAGGGATGGTTACGCCTATCTTCTAGCAAAGAGCGGAAGAATCACAGAAGCTGAAAAGCTGATGCGGGCTTTGAAAAAGGACCTTGAAGGAAAGGATTCAACCTGGA
This is a stretch of genomic DNA from Candidatus Zixiibacteriota bacterium. It encodes these proteins:
- a CDS encoding protein kinase; translation: MIGRTISHYKILEKLGEGGMGVVYKAQDIKLDRIVALKFLPKHLLCDQEAKTRFEHEAKAASSLNHPNITTIHEIDEFEGECFIAMEYVEGNSLKELIKEKTFTIEEVLNIATQVAEGLNAAHKKGIVHRDIKSDNIMLTVDGLVKIMDFGLAKLRGVSKLTRTGSTVGTLGYMSPEQVQGIEVDQRSDIFSFGVVLYEMITGQLPFKGEHEAAIIYSILNEAPEPLARCKANIPGELQRTVDKALSKNREERYQHIDDFRADLKKIPKEVEFHTINPQPSIAVLPFTNLSADKEQEYFCDGMAEEIINALSQIEDLRVVARTSAFFFRGKEMDIREIGRKLNVETVMEGSVRKAGNRLRITAQLVNVADGYHLWSERYDREIDDVFAIQDEISLAIVDKLKVKLLKEEKAKLVKRFTDDQEAFNLYLKGRYFWNRRYEGGLQKGIECFHQAINKDPLYALAYAGIADCYVLLGHFGWLPPKEAYPRARVAAEKALEIDDTLAEAHTSMGWIHTFYDWDWVAAEDEFNRALELNPNYATGHEWYGVSLAPMRRFDEGTVSVKRALELDPLSLMINSVYGLGLYWERRYDEALDQYRKTVEMDPNFSLVYLFLGWTYSAKGMWEEAIVASNKFMTLSQGNPFGVGTLGSVYAMSGQRYKALKMLDRLNELSQERYVSPFYRAIIYMGLGEKDQAFEYLEKAYLERESWMATLGTFPLLDSLRSDPRFTALLKKMGLKE
- a CDS encoding protein kinase, which translates into the protein MIGKTISHYKILEKLGEGGMGVVYKAQDIKLDRLVALKFLPPHLTSEPVEKERFIHEAKAASALSHNNITTIYEIDEFEGQMFIVMEYCEGNTLKYIIDKETLTIKKVIDIGIQICEGLAMAHEKGIVHRDIKSDNIMLTPRGQVKIMDFGLAKLKGATKLTKTRSTLGTLAYMSPEQAQGEEVDQRSDIFSFGVVLYELLTKNLPFGGEHQAAIVYSIINEEPQPVARFNNQVSAKLEDIVSKALAKEKNERYQHIDDLLADLRRERKSLDYLKTGQIPKEVIAAKPKRKVLPFAIPASVVVILVLLFLILKPFKFEIAPEKGAIAKENSLAVMYFDNLVDPEDKQKLGEIVTNLLITGLSESQYLKVVSSQRLYDILKLLGREGEKRIDKNMATQVAAKAGVKWMLLGSILQVKPRIEITTQLVDVGTGEIKASQRISGEKEQDVFSLVDRLTVEIKKGFSLPVSAQQEKEPSVAKVTTHSQEAYRYFLEGVDYGYKLYFAEAERSLKKALELDSTFAMAYYWLAVTNQYAGYDRGAREFITKAAKYTDNITQKEKLYIKGFEAYIKGDYSQAINGLKKIVESYPDEKDAFYVLGQIYYRNLREFKEAVYYLSKAIQIDPLYKLAYNILAYTYNDMGDFEKSIWAINKYIELAPDEPNPYDTRADLYAWNGKLDQAMESYKKALEKKSDFYPSQFKLGHMYLFKKDYAKAESCYKELSSSSEKPYRSMGRLYLKLIPFYQGKFEDALKVLDDGIAGDRMEQFEGEMNAYKHFNKAFLLYERQKKMGLALKEVEIGMEIYKKAQPNDPVYERDGYAYLLAKSGRITEAEKLMRALKKDLEGKDSTWMYSYWWTLGQIELVKGDTNMALSYLERVYKDSPTPSFDLRCDLSEIYLSKGRLDEAVAQLEKALSRYDDDRVWSSRAVKAYYLLGLAYEKSGWTKKAIEQYEQFLDIWKNADPGIPEVADAKERLRKLKSRQ